In Fibrobacter sp. UWR2, the following are encoded in one genomic region:
- a CDS encoding tetratricopeptide repeat protein: MNFLKYFFVALCISAASAAAAPDCAGIDAGTKAYNGGDFERAIDEWRTCADNGTPDADLLYNLGNAYFRSGKIGFAIFYYRSALRLRPGDDDIQHNLKFAQAMTRDKVDEDEEENPILSGLFKLHHALSLKAQLITLLAIFWLIALIGIASKVLIGERAKNICTGAIFALTAIFCVIGSSAAYKIFVLEKEICGVVTAADADVTSAPSDKSQTLNTLSEGTTFEVISEQGNYAEIRLGEKIKGFVKLSEVGIVK; the protein is encoded by the coding sequence ATGAATTTCTTGAAATATTTCTTTGTGGCACTTTGCATTTCTGCGGCATCGGCCGCAGCCGCCCCCGACTGCGCGGGTATTGACGCAGGCACCAAAGCCTATAACGGGGGCGACTTCGAGCGCGCCATCGACGAATGGCGCACCTGTGCCGATAACGGCACCCCCGATGCCGACCTGCTCTACAACCTGGGGAACGCCTACTTCAGGAGCGGCAAGATTGGTTTCGCCATCTTCTATTACCGCTCGGCCCTGAGGCTTCGCCCGGGTGACGACGATATCCAGCACAACCTGAAGTTCGCGCAGGCCATGACCCGCGACAAGGTGGACGAAGACGAAGAAGAGAACCCCATCCTTTCGGGCCTCTTCAAGCTGCATCACGCGCTTTCCCTGAAGGCACAGCTCATCACGCTGCTCGCCATCTTCTGGCTCATCGCCCTCATCGGCATCGCCAGCAAGGTTCTCATCGGCGAACGCGCAAAGAACATCTGCACGGGAGCCATCTTCGCGCTCACCGCGATCTTCTGCGTCATCGGCTCCAGCGCCGCCTACAAGATTTTCGTACTTGAAAAGGAAATCTGCGGCGTCGTCACCGCAGCCGATGCCGACGTGACGAGCGCCCCGAGCGACAAGTCGCAGACGCTCAATACGCTTTCCGAAGGCACCACGTTCGAAGTCATTTCCGAACAGGGCAATTACGCCGAAATCCGTCTCGGCGAAAAAATCAAGGGCTTCGTAAAGCTCTCCGAAGTCGGAATCGTGAAGTAA
- a CDS encoding T9SS type A sorting domain-containing protein yields MKKTFRILLGATLLGGAVSAFAAPGLTVSGTDLLYNGKKIFFSGTNLAWSDYNSDVGDSPLNENAWRKAVEGTRAAGGNAIRWWLFNNMSQSPTIDQSTHLVTGPKENTIANMKKALDIAEEYGVMVSMCLFSHNLMEPNQWGLYNEKLDITANEKLFEDEGTKAFIDNVLVPVVKAIGNHNALMTWEVFNEPEGMTSVGWTTQKLEKSVLQKFTNKIAAAIHTTNPELLVSTGSVNIQYQSWWNDSELIAAGGEANGTLDFFQTHYYPYYQNDDVSPFVNTAAQMAAKYNYDNKPMIIGEFPASGWKGDTYTSSMAAKTQISTEECYRKAFDGGYAGALAWQYIGDKTESQFGGYTYTIDPALNAMTALAATEEASIKIKDVTISQEGGDGKMSVTYGGDNAQIEYQKTWDLSNANTFTFEATNKGESNAQLHLIFKLTSAWTWTPVNDDAGACVVPAGETVTCSFDISSFADRNQTLSVVVANYAAGYTGTILYDNFKAGDQVLWDFNSDKYDAFSRGFENTEEMIPEIKIVFDGSVAIPHVAQVRTAFGIQNTTISLTTAKAGNVSVDVFNMNGRRIATLFHGKLAQGSYAFSLSEMPKGMYIVRVKGTGFTATQPALVK; encoded by the coding sequence ATGAAAAAAACTTTCAGGATCTTGCTTGGCGCCACCCTGCTCGGTGGGGCTGTTTCTGCATTTGCCGCTCCGGGACTTACCGTAAGCGGAACCGACTTGCTCTATAACGGCAAGAAGATTTTCTTCTCGGGCACGAACCTCGCGTGGAGCGACTACAATTCCGACGTAGGTGACTCCCCGCTGAACGAGAACGCCTGGCGCAAGGCCGTAGAAGGCACGCGTGCTGCGGGCGGCAACGCCATCCGCTGGTGGCTCTTCAACAACATGAGCCAGAGCCCGACTATCGACCAGAGCACACACCTGGTGACCGGCCCCAAGGAAAATACAATCGCCAACATGAAGAAGGCGCTGGACATCGCCGAGGAATACGGCGTGATGGTCTCGATGTGCCTCTTTAGCCATAACCTGATGGAACCGAACCAATGGGGACTCTACAACGAGAAACTCGATATCACGGCGAACGAAAAACTGTTCGAGGACGAAGGCACCAAGGCCTTCATCGATAATGTACTCGTTCCGGTCGTGAAGGCCATCGGCAACCACAACGCGCTCATGACCTGGGAAGTGTTCAACGAGCCCGAAGGCATGACAAGCGTGGGCTGGACCACCCAGAAACTTGAAAAATCCGTGCTGCAGAAGTTCACGAACAAGATTGCTGCCGCCATCCATACGACGAATCCGGAGCTGCTCGTTTCTACGGGTAGCGTGAATATCCAGTATCAGAGCTGGTGGAACGATTCCGAACTCATCGCCGCCGGCGGCGAAGCCAATGGAACGCTCGACTTTTTCCAGACGCACTACTACCCGTATTACCAAAACGACGACGTTTCGCCCTTCGTGAATACGGCTGCCCAGATGGCTGCAAAATACAACTACGATAACAAGCCGATGATTATCGGTGAATTCCCGGCAAGTGGCTGGAAGGGCGATACCTACACTTCGAGCATGGCCGCGAAGACCCAGATTTCGACCGAGGAATGCTACCGCAAGGCCTTTGATGGTGGCTACGCAGGCGCACTCGCCTGGCAGTACATCGGCGACAAGACCGAATCGCAGTTCGGCGGCTACACCTACACCATCGACCCCGCACTCAATGCCATGACGGCACTTGCCGCTACAGAAGAAGCCTCCATCAAAATCAAGGACGTAACGATTAGCCAGGAAGGCGGCGACGGCAAGATGTCGGTGACCTACGGCGGCGATAACGCGCAGATCGAATACCAGAAGACATGGGACCTGAGCAACGCAAATACGTTCACGTTCGAAGCAACGAACAAGGGCGAAAGCAACGCCCAGTTGCACCTGATTTTCAAGCTGACTAGTGCATGGACCTGGACTCCGGTGAACGACGATGCCGGCGCATGCGTCGTGCCTGCGGGCGAAACGGTAACCTGCTCCTTCGACATCTCCAGTTTTGCCGACCGCAACCAGACCTTGAGCGTCGTTGTCGCAAACTACGCCGCAGGCTATACAGGCACCATCCTGTACGACAACTTCAAGGCGGGCGACCAGGTTCTCTGGGACTTCAACAGCGACAAGTACGATGCCTTCAGCCGCGGTTTCGAGAACACCGAAGAGATGATTCCCGAAATCAAGATCGTGTTCGATGGCTCTGTGGCAATTCCCCACGTCGCCCAGGTACGCACGGCATTCGGCATCCAGAACACCACGATTTCACTTACCACCGCAAAGGCCGGCAACGTGAGTGTCGACGTGTTCAACATGAACGGCAGGCGCATCGCGACCCTCTTCCACGGCAAGCTCGCTCAGGGCAGCTACGCCTTCAGCCTTTCTGAAATGCCCAAGGGAATGTATATCGTGCGCGTGAAGGGCACAGGCTTCACCGCGACACAACCCGCGCTTGTAAAATAA
- a CDS encoding glycosyl hydrolase: MEFKSIAAIAAFSVAVSAFAAPTVYEAEAQPGVNAGDISADSTGAKFVSKSSGTEFTFTVKVEETAMYDITTKVLIKQYDWTTSKILVNGVEAGSMLTTPRNCDSSYVVAASAKMRVGENTITVGNGAIGVDYITVERHPDPVFNISALPVTPNASESAMKIKTFLRDNFMKKTVSGMMISDQNFNYDYGNMKLLKAGECTPADSCKFSDEEVSWKGQTDIAEFYKRSGHYPAVGGFDMLFAAGGHHEEGWFRGYTENNLVMTEQLWEMGGIPTFTWHWKVGEDTIFYTQQEGFRNAGCTEGVTKTADNNTCFNYTKAFKDSTCKEIDVTSQVYKDIVADVDIVSGYFKELEEKGIAVVWRPLHEASGGWFWWGVGSPECYVQLYRLVFDRMVNTNKLTNLIWVWNINTDPKFGYDYSALNAEWYPGDEYVDIVAVDIYDPLNNHNSAANYFNKIVSDVGTKKLIALSENGAIPDIDSIAEDKAYWSYWMTWSQTWSGNFLEKTPTDMWKRNLDDERIIALDNMPGWDNVVADTSSEGAIVAPTAIPVAKSANVSNKLNIHLNDNMLEINVSDNTTANIALFDMLGHKVATLVRGNVPAGSTLFDLQGIASGNYVVRAKIGSTNYAQKILVK, encoded by the coding sequence ATGGAATTCAAGTCTATCGCGGCGATAGCCGCATTCTCCGTGGCGGTATCCGCTTTTGCCGCCCCCACAGTCTACGAAGCCGAAGCGCAGCCGGGCGTAAATGCCGGCGATATCTCGGCAGATTCTACCGGAGCGAAGTTCGTGTCGAAATCCTCCGGCACCGAGTTCACCTTCACTGTCAAGGTCGAAGAAACCGCGATGTACGACATCACGACCAAGGTGCTCATCAAGCAGTACGACTGGACCACCTCCAAGATTCTCGTGAACGGCGTCGAGGCGGGCTCGATGCTCACGACCCCGCGCAACTGCGATTCCAGCTACGTGGTGGCGGCATCTGCCAAAATGCGCGTCGGCGAGAACACAATTACCGTAGGGAACGGCGCCATCGGTGTCGACTACATTACCGTAGAACGCCATCCCGATCCCGTTTTCAATATCAGCGCATTGCCCGTAACGCCTAACGCAAGCGAAAGCGCCATGAAGATCAAGACATTCCTCCGCGACAACTTCATGAAGAAGACGGTGAGCGGCATGATGATCAGCGACCAGAACTTCAACTACGATTACGGCAACATGAAACTTTTGAAGGCGGGCGAATGCACTCCGGCAGATTCCTGCAAGTTCAGCGACGAGGAAGTTTCGTGGAAGGGCCAGACCGACATTGCCGAGTTCTACAAGCGCAGCGGGCACTACCCTGCCGTGGGCGGGTTCGACATGCTCTTTGCCGCGGGCGGGCATCACGAAGAAGGCTGGTTCCGGGGCTACACCGAGAACAACCTGGTTATGACCGAGCAACTGTGGGAAATGGGCGGCATTCCGACCTTCACCTGGCACTGGAAAGTCGGGGAAGATACGATTTTCTACACGCAGCAAGAAGGTTTCAGGAACGCGGGCTGCACCGAAGGCGTCACGAAGACGGCCGACAACAACACCTGTTTCAACTACACGAAGGCCTTCAAGGATTCCACCTGCAAGGAAATCGACGTGACTTCGCAGGTCTACAAGGACATCGTTGCCGACGTGGATATCGTTTCGGGCTACTTCAAGGAACTCGAGGAAAAGGGAATCGCCGTCGTGTGGCGCCCCCTACACGAGGCCAGCGGTGGCTGGTTCTGGTGGGGCGTGGGTAGCCCCGAGTGCTACGTGCAGCTTTACCGCCTTGTGTTCGACCGCATGGTGAATACAAATAAACTCACGAACCTCATCTGGGTATGGAACATCAATACCGACCCGAAATTCGGTTACGACTACAGCGCTCTCAATGCGGAATGGTACCCGGGTGACGAATACGTGGACATTGTCGCGGTCGATATCTACGACCCGCTTAACAACCACAATTCCGCCGCGAACTACTTCAATAAGATAGTGAGCGACGTCGGCACCAAGAAGCTCATCGCCCTGAGCGAAAACGGCGCTATCCCGGATATCGACAGCATCGCCGAAGACAAGGCCTATTGGAGTTACTGGATGACCTGGAGCCAGACGTGGAGCGGAAACTTCCTCGAAAAGACTCCTACCGACATGTGGAAGAGGAACCTCGATGACGAACGCATTATCGCACTCGACAACATGCCCGGCTGGGACAACGTCGTCGCCGACACTAGCAGCGAGGGTGCCATTGTCGCCCCGACTGCAATTCCTGTCGCGAAATCCGCGAACGTTTCGAATAAACTAAACATTCACTTGAACGACAATATGCTCGAGATAAACGTGAGCGACAATACGACGGCAAACATCGCGCTGTTCGACATGCTCGGTCACAAGGTCGCAACGCTTGTCCGGGGCAACGTGCCCGCAGGCTCCACACTATTCGACCTGCAGGGAATCGCAAGCGGAAACTACGTCGTTCGCGCCAAGATAGGTAGCACAAACTACGCCCAGAAAATCCTCGTGAAGTAA
- a CDS encoding BatD family protein, giving the protein MKRILLLCLALALGASARPSLQLDKDRIEAGKTFGLQLIYPLSDLPENRSGFSIDTQNGFTFLGLDSSDQVIRPSMEDMFNSFFGGGSRGGYKARVYTFKLRAPKKTGRFNAGKIMIEFDGQRHPISGDIPVTIQRAYTDDALAVSLTASKKAIYEGEQFYVTLGLHTYEHFEGNLQATDMNTGNDFIVHRSDLSNLKFEPVEGSRREMQANAKFAWLSPTKSGNLQIPPFKFKYTKRGEPKIVEENKQMGGMSFHSQSIRQESVEAEAQSPTINITVKPLPEEGRPADFSGMVGSYSFTADFDRTNLKVGEALTLSVEIKGDGTPGTLTDPKFPDFSDFRSVPPENNISKKIVGSKVITSKSIKVFLYPKKKGEFTIPAISYSWFNPAKKKYESATAGPWNIVVEKGEAAPEAIFQNPVAATGPAAVQKQEIESLGSDIRFIHQVKGTGNTAPYKSIVYWALMLAALPFYFIVVWAIRKRRKHNSDSALVRKGKANKMLKVRFASAREALAKGDAKALYAALENGLIGYLSDRTNLEFKGMTRPQMKSKLEELGVKAELIGAIDSWLEKCAFARFAPVNPNESEQKQMLADVEKLCEDLDL; this is encoded by the coding sequence ATGAAACGAATTCTACTCTTATGCCTTGCCCTCGCTCTCGGAGCGTCCGCGCGGCCGTCCCTGCAACTTGACAAGGACAGGATCGAAGCGGGCAAGACTTTTGGATTACAGCTTATATACCCGTTAAGTGATTTGCCCGAAAACAGGAGCGGGTTTTCCATCGATACCCAGAACGGATTTACGTTCCTGGGCCTGGATAGTTCCGACCAGGTGATTCGCCCCAGCATGGAAGACATGTTCAATTCCTTTTTCGGGGGCGGTAGCCGCGGTGGCTACAAGGCACGCGTCTATACCTTCAAGCTAAGGGCTCCCAAGAAGACCGGGCGTTTTAACGCCGGCAAGATCATGATTGAATTTGACGGGCAACGGCACCCCATCTCGGGCGATATTCCCGTAACCATCCAGCGCGCCTATACCGACGACGCACTTGCCGTGTCGCTTACCGCAAGCAAAAAGGCCATCTACGAAGGCGAACAGTTCTACGTGACGCTCGGCCTCCATACCTACGAGCACTTCGAAGGCAACCTGCAGGCGACCGACATGAACACGGGCAACGACTTCATCGTCCACCGTAGCGACCTCTCGAACCTGAAATTCGAACCCGTGGAAGGCAGCCGCCGCGAAATGCAGGCGAACGCAAAGTTCGCATGGCTCAGCCCCACCAAGAGCGGCAACCTGCAAATTCCACCGTTCAAGTTCAAGTACACCAAGCGCGGCGAACCGAAGATTGTCGAAGAGAATAAGCAGATGGGCGGCATGTCGTTCCATTCGCAGAGCATCCGGCAGGAATCCGTCGAAGCCGAGGCACAGTCCCCCACGATAAACATCACCGTGAAGCCCCTGCCCGAAGAAGGCAGGCCCGCAGACTTCAGCGGCATGGTAGGCAGTTACAGCTTCACCGCGGACTTTGACCGCACCAACCTGAAGGTGGGCGAGGCGCTCACGCTCTCCGTCGAAATCAAGGGCGACGGAACGCCGGGCACACTCACTGACCCCAAGTTCCCCGACTTCAGCGACTTCCGCTCCGTGCCGCCCGAAAACAACATCAGCAAGAAGATCGTGGGCAGCAAGGTCATTACCAGCAAGAGCATCAAGGTGTTCCTCTACCCCAAAAAGAAGGGCGAATTCACCATCCCCGCGATTTCCTACTCGTGGTTTAACCCTGCCAAGAAGAAATACGAGTCCGCAACAGCCGGCCCGTGGAACATCGTCGTGGAGAAGGGCGAAGCCGCTCCCGAGGCGATATTCCAGAACCCCGTAGCCGCCACAGGCCCCGCCGCCGTACAGAAGCAGGAAATCGAATCCCTCGGTTCCGATATCCGCTTCATCCACCAGGTAAAGGGCACGGGCAACACCGCCCCCTATAAGAGCATCGTGTACTGGGCCCTGATGCTCGCGGCCCTCCCCTTCTACTTCATCGTGGTATGGGCCATCCGCAAGCGCCGCAAGCACAACAGCGATTCCGCCCTGGTACGCAAGGGCAAGGCAAACAAGATGCTCAAGGTCCGCTTTGCAAGCGCACGCGAGGCACTCGCAAAGGGCGACGCCAAGGCACTCTACGCGGCCCTCGAAAACGGCCTCATCGGCTACCTGAGCGACCGTACCAACCTGGAATTCAAGGGCATGACCCGCCCGCAGATGAAATCGAAACTCGAAGAACTCGGCGTGAAGGCAGAGCTGATTGGCGCCATCGACAGCTGGCTCGAAAAATGTGCCTTCGCGCGGTTCGCACCCGTGAACCCGAACGAAAGCGAGCAGAAACAGATGCTTGCCGACGTGGAAAAACTTTGCGAGGATCTCGACCTATGA
- a CDS encoding DUF3536 domain-containing protein has product MDKKYPLYFTIHGHFYQPPRENPWTGVIENQPSARPNHDWNDRIASQCYSPNSASRILSPHGHIVDIVNNYEYMSFNMGPTLMGWIRTNTPDTYKRIQEADKKSFERLGHGNAIAQVYNHIIMPLASEQDKRTQIRWGIEDFKFHFGRMPEAMWLAETAINLETVVELIKAGIKFTILSPTQAESFRKLGEEEWKDCSNTSIDTTRPYRVYPRDKDGNLLCDGYLDVFFYNPWLSSAVGFEHLLRDAGTFGRRIADAWDANREEPQLVSIGTDGESYGHHEPFGDMCAAWLYNRYAPEHKMVPVNYGWFLEKFPPQHEVLLKNFHGEGCAWSCAHGVGRWYRDCGCSTGGGPDWNQKWRGPLRDAFNHLKKLADHVFARELEKISTMNPWDVRDAYVETLVAPEQKARTEAFLQKVLLHPDNPEECARAIRLLEIQKFCLFSFTSCGWFFNDIEGLEPVQNMRYALRAMELLEPFLPFGHNIKSEVLSILARATSNEHKWNGAEVFTRYAEDAVPVILKEMAERAAIFHLELDDNYSDKDSRMKAEKISSRRRQTLVRVTYEDKLIAESRETTNLVITDALGRINIVVAMGTIEQNGLKFVENPNMSTQELRHMFPTAYVVRMRDLMSDSLQCINKLCTQKHLAKLTESYSSFALNHGISIDSLADPDHTLPDTMRKILSLELNARIHHEALKLLEGPDPSLVNEIKGLIDEANALDTKPSFGGTGRMFFRRLNTLIDDVYAKIDESTVKYITDLITVADWLNLYIDKTSLENKVFNIYKQYQLAPTGPLAALKPMFGWLNFEVDDV; this is encoded by the coding sequence ATGGACAAGAAGTACCCCCTCTACTTTACGATTCACGGTCATTTTTACCAGCCCCCCCGCGAAAACCCCTGGACTGGCGTCATCGAGAACCAGCCCAGTGCGAGGCCCAATCACGACTGGAACGACCGAATAGCGAGCCAGTGCTACAGTCCCAATTCCGCTAGCCGTATTTTAAGCCCGCACGGCCATATCGTAGATATCGTCAACAACTACGAGTATATGAGTTTCAACATGGGCCCCACGCTCATGGGCTGGATCCGCACGAACACGCCGGATACATACAAGCGCATTCAGGAAGCCGACAAGAAAAGCTTCGAGAGGCTCGGGCACGGCAACGCGATTGCGCAAGTCTATAACCACATCATCATGCCGCTCGCAAGCGAGCAGGACAAGCGCACACAAATCCGCTGGGGTATCGAAGATTTCAAGTTCCATTTCGGTCGCATGCCCGAGGCGATGTGGCTCGCCGAGACCGCCATCAATCTCGAGACGGTTGTCGAACTCATCAAGGCCGGCATCAAGTTCACCATCCTCTCGCCCACGCAGGCCGAAAGTTTCCGCAAGCTCGGTGAAGAGGAATGGAAAGACTGTTCCAACACCAGCATCGATACGACACGCCCCTACCGCGTGTACCCGCGCGACAAGGACGGCAACCTTCTCTGCGACGGCTACCTCGACGTATTCTTCTACAACCCGTGGCTTTCTTCTGCCGTAGGTTTTGAGCACCTCCTGCGCGACGCCGGCACGTTCGGCAGGCGCATCGCCGACGCCTGGGATGCCAACCGCGAAGAGCCTCAACTCGTAAGCATCGGAACCGACGGCGAAAGTTACGGCCACCACGAACCCTTCGGCGACATGTGCGCTGCCTGGCTCTACAACCGCTACGCTCCCGAACACAAGATGGTCCCCGTAAACTACGGCTGGTTCCTCGAGAAGTTCCCGCCGCAGCACGAGGTTCTGCTCAAGAACTTCCACGGCGAAGGCTGTGCATGGAGCTGCGCCCACGGTGTGGGCCGCTGGTACCGCGACTGCGGTTGTTCGACCGGCGGCGGACCCGACTGGAACCAGAAATGGCGCGGCCCCCTGCGTGACGCGTTTAACCACCTGAAAAAGCTCGCCGACCACGTCTTTGCCCGCGAACTCGAAAAAATTTCCACAATGAACCCGTGGGATGTGCGCGACGCCTATGTCGAGACGCTTGTCGCCCCCGAGCAGAAAGCCCGCACCGAAGCCTTCCTGCAGAAGGTCCTCCTGCATCCAGACAATCCCGAAGAATGCGCCAGGGCTATCAGGCTCCTTGAAATCCAGAAGTTCTGCCTGTTCAGCTTCACAAGTTGCGGTTGGTTCTTCAACGACATCGAAGGTCTGGAACCCGTGCAGAACATGCGCTACGCCCTGCGTGCCATGGAGCTCCTGGAACCGTTCCTCCCCTTCGGGCACAACATCAAGAGCGAGGTACTCAGCATTCTCGCCCGCGCCACGAGTAACGAACATAAGTGGAACGGAGCCGAAGTGTTCACGCGTTACGCCGAAGACGCGGTTCCCGTCATCCTCAAGGAGATGGCCGAACGAGCCGCCATATTCCACCTAGAACTCGATGACAACTACAGCGACAAGGATTCCCGCATGAAGGCGGAGAAGATTTCAAGCCGTCGCCGTCAGACCCTCGTGCGCGTCACCTACGAAGACAAGCTTATCGCCGAAAGCCGCGAGACGACGAACCTAGTCATCACCGATGCGCTCGGCCGCATCAATATCGTGGTCGCCATGGGCACCATCGAGCAGAACGGCCTCAAGTTCGTCGAGAATCCGAACATGAGTACGCAGGAACTACGCCACATGTTCCCCACCGCCTATGTTGTCCGCATGCGCGACCTCATGAGCGACTCGCTACAGTGCATCAACAAACTCTGCACGCAGAAACATCTCGCCAAGCTCACCGAGTCGTACTCCAGCTTCGCGCTGAACCACGGCATCTCTATCGACAGTCTCGCCGACCCGGACCATACGCTTCCCGACACCATGCGCAAGATACTCTCGCTCGAACTGAACGCCCGCATTCACCACGAGGCGCTCAAGCTGCTCGAAGGTCCGGATCCTAGCCTGGTCAACGAAATCAAGGGACTCATCGACGAGGCGAACGCCCTCGACACGAAGCCCAGTTTCGGAGGTACGGGCCGCATGTTCTTCCGCAGGCTGAACACGCTCATCGACGATGTCTACGCCAAGATTGACGAATCGACGGTCAAGTACATCACCGACCTCATCACTGTCGCCGACTGGCTCAACCTCTACATCGACAAGACGAGCCTCGAGAACAAGGTCTTCAATATCTACAAGCAGTACCAGCTAGCCCCCACGGGCCCGCTCGCCGCGCTCAAGCCGATGTTCGGCTGGCTCAACTTCGAGGTGGACGATGTATAG
- a CDS encoding CofH family radical SAM protein produces MNLLLQKAVNGTRLTPAEALEILKNAPWTDVVEAGDAVRRRMNPGNRVGYTAFRIVNYTNVCEVTCSFCSFCRPAHSPEAYLLSLDEIRQKTIEAKAKGADQIFLQGGVNRDIPLSYYTDVLKMLTREMGVKVRGFSPVELVHIAEFNSISLDELLDTLKEAGLSSVPGAGAEILSDRMRQMLSPRKLTARQWCDTLAACHKKGLPGSANIVFGSVETPEEIIEHLNYVRETQDIAQGFKSFVVWTFQPQTDKFPIRHVRGDEYLKLLALSRIFLDNIPHIEVSLLGMGLSLGELGLHAGADDINSIVIEENVLQNYGLTTIEAAEEFIRNAGFTPYRRSLNFD; encoded by the coding sequence ATGAACTTGTTATTGCAAAAAGCCGTCAACGGCACCCGGCTCACTCCGGCGGAAGCGCTCGAGATCCTGAAAAACGCCCCATGGACCGATGTAGTGGAAGCGGGCGACGCTGTGCGCAGGCGCATGAACCCCGGAAACCGCGTGGGCTATACCGCGTTCCGCATCGTGAACTACACGAACGTGTGCGAGGTGACCTGCAGTTTCTGCAGTTTCTGCAGGCCTGCGCACAGTCCCGAAGCCTACTTGCTTAGTTTGGACGAAATCCGCCAGAAGACAATCGAGGCGAAGGCGAAAGGCGCCGACCAGATCTTTTTGCAGGGCGGAGTGAACCGCGATATTCCGCTCAGCTACTACACCGACGTGCTCAAGATGCTCACCCGCGAGATGGGCGTGAAGGTACGCGGCTTTTCGCCGGTAGAACTCGTGCACATTGCAGAATTCAACAGCATTTCACTAGACGAACTGTTGGACACGCTGAAAGAAGCGGGCCTCAGTTCTGTTCCGGGAGCAGGCGCCGAGATTCTCAGCGACCGCATGCGCCAAATGCTGAGCCCCAGGAAACTTACCGCAAGGCAGTGGTGCGACACGCTCGCTGCCTGCCACAAAAAAGGACTTCCCGGCAGTGCAAATATCGTATTCGGGAGCGTCGAGACACCCGAAGAAATCATCGAGCACCTGAACTACGTTCGCGAAACACAGGATATCGCACAGGGTTTCAAGAGTTTTGTGGTATGGACATTCCAGCCTCAGACAGACAAGTTCCCCATCAGGCACGTGCGCGGCGACGAATACCTCAAGTTGCTCGCGCTCAGCCGCATATTCCTCGACAACATCCCGCATATCGAAGTCTCGTTGCTCGGGATGGGGCTTTCCCTCGGGGAACTCGGGCTCCATGCCGGCGCCGACGACATCAACAGCATCGTCATCGAGGAGAACGTGCTCCAGAACTACGGCCTTACCACCATAGAGGCTGCAGAAGAGTTTATCAGGAACGCCGGCTTCACCCCATACCGCCGCAGCCTAAACTTTGACTAG
- the hpt gene encoding hypoxanthine phosphoribosyltransferase, which yields MYRKSDKPLITAQAINERLESLAKDIAAFGCDIVITVLSGGFLFSADISKRIASPKLQLAFIRASSYGNGTESSGNLKITGLENIDIRGKKVLVIDDILDTGNTMFGIKKALSGMGAEEIRTCVLLDKPARRTADITADFVGFEIENKFVVGYGLDYAGDYRTYPEIWTMEESDG from the coding sequence ATGTATAGGAAATCCGACAAGCCGCTGATTACGGCGCAGGCGATAAACGAGCGTCTAGAATCGCTCGCGAAGGACATCGCCGCATTCGGCTGCGACATCGTAATCACCGTGCTTTCGGGCGGTTTCCTGTTCAGCGCCGACATCAGCAAGCGTATCGCAAGCCCGAAACTGCAACTCGCCTTCATACGCGCATCCAGTTACGGCAACGGCACCGAATCAAGCGGAAACCTGAAAATCACGGGACTCGAGAACATCGACATCCGCGGCAAGAAGGTACTCGTAATCGATGATATCCTCGATACCGGAAATACGATGTTCGGAATCAAGAAGGCCCTCTCGGGTATGGGCGCAGAGGAAATCAGGACATGCGTACTGCTCGACAAGCCGGCACGCCGCACTGCGGATATAACCGCCGACTTTGTAGGCTTTGAAATCGAGAACAAGTTTGTCGTAGGCTACGGTCTAGACTACGCGGGAGACTACCGTACATACCCCGAAATCTGGACAATGGAGGAATCCGATGGCTAA